TCCGCGGCCGTCAGCGTCGTGCTCGCCGGGCGCATCGGTCGGTCCCTGGCCACCGTGTCCAAGGCGGCCGCCCGCCTGGGCGCGGGCGAGTACGAGTCGCGCGTCCCCGCGGCCGGCCTCGGCGCGGAGTTCGACGACCTGGCCGACTCGTTCAACACCATGGCCGCCCGCCTGCGAGACGCCGACCGGCTGCGCGCCCGCCTGCTGGCTGACGTCGCCCACGAGGTCCGCACCCCCGTGGCCACCATCGCCGGGTACCTCGAGGCAGTCCAGGACGGCGCCCAGCCCATGGACGAGGCCACCATGACGGTGTTGGCCGACCAGGCGGCACGGCTGACCCGGCTCGCGCAGGACCTGGCCGCCGTGACCCGCGCCGAAGCCGGTGACCTCGTGCTCAACGTCGAGCCCGTGCCAACACGCGACCTGCTCGAGCAGACCGCGGCGGCATGGCGCGACCGCGCCGCCGCGGCCGGCGTGCACCTGGCCCTCGACCCAGACGCCGGCTCCGGCGCTGGGCCGGTGGCAGTCGACCGCCACCGCATCGCCCAGGTCATGGACAACCTGGTCGCCAACGCCCTGCGGCACACCGCCGCCGGCGGCACCATCACCCTGCGCGCCCGCGCCGTCGATGACCCCAGCCGCGTCGCCCTGGCCGTCCGTGACACCGGGAAGGGCATTGCCCCCGAGCACCTGCCGCACGTGTTCGAGCGGTTCTACCGCGCCGACACTGCACGTGACCGCGCCAGCGGCGGGTCAGGTATCGGCCTGGCGATCTGCAAGGCGCTCACCGAGGCGCACGGCGGCACCATCACAGCCGCCAGCGCAGGCGTCGGCGCCGGCGCGACTTTCGTCGTCACGCTGCCGGCGATCAACTCCGGCCCGTAGCGCACCGAGGACAGGGTCCACCTGGCATTACGGCCGCCCCCAGCAGCGAAAGCCGCCCGCCATCGAGCCGCGAAAGCCACAGCCACACCGTCAACGCGATGCTCGACCGGCTGCACACCAGCATGGCGGCGCAGCGTCGCCTCCTGGACGACGTCGGTCACGAGCTGCGCACACCGCTCACCGTGATCGGCGGGCACCTCGAGCTCATGGACGTCGAGGACGCCGCGGACGTGCGCGCCACGCGCGAGCTCGCGCTGGACGAGGTGGACCGGATGCGCCTGCTGGTCGACGACCTGCTGGTGCTCGCGGTCGCCGACCGCGAGGGCTTCGTGCGACCGGTGCCCACGGACGTGGGCGTGCTGACGGACGACGTGCTCGACAAGGCCACCGGGCTCGGCCGCCGGACGTGGCGCGTCGACCAGCGCGCCGACCAGCGGTGCCTCGTGGACCCCCGCCGGCTCACCCAGGCGTGGCTGCAGCTCGCGAGCAACGCCGTGAAGTACTCCGCGGACGGTTCGACCGTCACGCTCGGCTCCGCGGTCGCCGACGGCACGCTGCGGCTGTGGGTGCGCGACGAGGGCGTGGGCATCGCGCCCGAGCACCAGGCACGCATCTTCGAGCGGTTCGAGCGCACCGAGCAGTCGGCGGGGACCGAGGGCGCCGGGCTCGGCCTGGCGATCGTCGCGGCGATCGCGCGCGCGCACGGCGGCGGCGTGGACGTGTCGTCGACGCCCGGCGTGGGATCCACGTTCGTGCTGCACGTCCCGGTCACGCTGGCACCCGACGATGGCGCGGACGGCACGCCCGACGAGCGGGACGACGACGAGGAGGGACCCGCATGAGCGGCGTTCTGGTGGTCGAGGACGAGGCGCGGATCGCGTCCTTCGTCGCCAAGGGCCTGCGCGCGGCGGGCTACGCACCCACCGTCGTCGGGACCGCACGCGAGGCGCTCGACCTGGCGCTCAGCGGCGAGATGGACCTCATGGTGCTCGACATCGGGCTGCCCGACGGGAACGGGTTCGACGTGCTGCGCCAGGTCCGTGCCGCGGGCTCGCGCCTGCCCGTCATCATCCTCACGGCCCGCAGCTCGGTGGAGGACACGGTGGCCGGGCTCGAGGGCGGGGCCGACGACTACATGGCCAAGCCGTTCCGGTTCGAGGAGCTGCTCGCGCGCGTACGGCTGCGGCTGCGCACCGACCAGGACGCGGGTGACGACACGACCGTGCTGCGCCGCGGCGCCGTGACGCTCGACCTGCGCTCGCGCCGCGCGACCGTCGACGGGCGCGTCGTCGACCTGTCCGCGCGCGAGTTCGCGCTCGCCGAGACGTTCCTGCGCAACGCCGGGTCGGCGCTGTCCCGCGAGCAGCTGCTCTCGCGCGTGTGGGGCTACGACTTCGACCCGTCGTCCAACGTGGTGGACGTCTACGTGCGGTACCTGCGGACCAAGCTGGGCGCCGGGCTCATCACGACCGTGCGGGGCGTCGGCTACCGGTTCGAGGCGTAGACCCCGCCGACGAGCTCCTCGGCAGCGGTCAGGAGCCGCTCGGCCTCGTCGTGCGGCTCCGCGGGGTCCGCGGGCAGCGCACCCGCCGCGAGCGAGAGCAGCACCCCCGCGGTGCGGACGCGCAACGCGTCCGGGTCGACGAACCCGCCCGCCTGCTCGGTCCATGCCGCGGCGACGGCCAGCAGCTCGGGCGTCGGGGGCCGCACCGCCCGCAGGTGCGCCAGCAGGCACGCCACGTCGTCCACCAGGTGCCCGGGCCCGACCGTGTCCACGTCGAGCAGGCCCGTGGGGCGCGCATCGGCGCCGACCAGGAGCTGACCCTCGTGCAGGTCGCCGTGCGTCGGCACCACGGGACCCGCGTCCGTGCGCCGCAGGCCACGCCGGACCGCGTCCGCGAGCCCCTGGGCGCGCTCCGCGAGCGCGGGACGCACCGCGAGCGCGTGCCCGTAGGAGTGCGCACGCGCCGACCAGGGGCGCCGGGCCGGGAGGTCGAGCGTGGCCGCGGGGAGCGCCTGCACCACCGCGAGCACATCGTCGAGCGGCACGTCGGCGCCCGCGACCAGCGCCTCGAGCAGCGGCGTCCCCGCGAGCGCATGCAGCACCACGAGCCCGTCGTCGTCCGCGCGCGCCACGTGCGGCACGGGGACGCCCGCAGCCGCGAGCAGGCGGTGCCGCGCCACCACGTCGGCGGCGTTGCCGTCCGCCGGGCGCAGCACCTTGACGAACCACGGCACGCCGTCGCACTCGGCGCGCACCACGGCCCGGCGCAGCGGCCGGTACCCGACCAGGTCGAGCGCGGTCACGGGGCCCGAGCCCGCGAGCGCGGGGGCCAGCAGCGCCGGGTCGCACGCGCGGCGCAGCGCGGGCAGCAGCGGGTCGTCCGGGTGCCGCCACACCACCACGTCCCCCGCGGGTCCGGTCGCGACGAGCGTGCGCGGCACGTCACGCGGGCAGGACCGGGACGACGATGCGAGCAGGTACTCCACGACGCCCGCGCGCTGCACGGCGTACCCGACCGTGACGCCGTCACCCGGCCGGTGGTGCACCGCGTCGACCCGCCAGGAACCGGGGGGCAGCGCCGCGGTGCCGAGCGCCGCGGCGAGCAGGTCGCCCGCACCCGCGCCGGTGAGGACCGCGAGCGCGGCCGCCTCGTCGGCCGCCGCCGGCGCGGGAGCGTGCCGGCTCCCGCGCCGTGCAGCATGGTCGTCACCGCGGGGGCTCGTGCTCATCGGGTCAGCATCCCCCGCGCGGCCGGTCGGGCTCAGTCGTCGGCGCTCGGCGCGCTGACCGGGGACTGCGGCGTGACGGGCGACGCGGGCGTCACCGGCGTGACCGGGCTGGCGGGCGTGACGGACGTGGCCGCGCTGCCCGAGGTCACGGCGCTGCCGGACGTGATCGCCGTGACGCTGGTGACCACCGAGGAGTTCTCCGTGCGCGTGGGGTCGCTCGCCCCCGGCGACGGCGTGGGGTGCGGCGCGAGGCTCGACTCGTCGGTCGGGCGTGCGCGGTCGTCGGACCGGTGCGTCGCGTCGTCGGACGGGTACGCCGACCGGTGGGTCGCGTCGTCGGACGGCGCCGACGCGTCGTCGGACGGCAGGGCGGTCCGGGTGGTGCCGGCGGGTGTCGTCGTGCTCGACGGCGTGGCGGGCGAGCCGTCCGGCGTGGACGCCGCCAGGGCGCTGCCGCCCGCGACGGCGACGGCGCCCAGGGTGCCGGAGATGATCCAGACGGAACGGGGGAGCTGACGCATGGGGTTCTCCTCGGTCGGTGGTGCCACGGTCCCTCCGTGGCACCACCGACGTTCGTCGTCGCGGATGAGGTCTCCAGGAGCGCGCGATGAGAGGTCTCTCATCCACGCGTGCGGCCGAAGGCACGGCCACCGCGGCTAGGCTGCGCGCGTGAGCATCCCGGCCGAGGCGGACCAGGCGCCCGCCGGAGCACCCGGCCGCGCGCGGCGTCGGCGCGTGCGCCGTGCGCTGTGGGTCGCGCTCGGGGTGGTCGTCACGCTCGCGGTCCCGCTGGTGTGGGTGCAGGGCACCGGTCAGGCCCACCTGCGCAGCCTCGACTCGGTGGACGACGCGCCCGTGGCGATCGTGTTCGGCGCGGGCCTGCGGCCCGACGGCTCCCCGTCCACCTACCTGCGCCGCCGGCTCGACGCCGCACAGTCGCTGTACGACGCGGGCAAGGTCCAGGTGATCCTGGTCAGCGGCGACAGCGGCTCGGTGGGGCACGACGAGCCGTCGGCCATGCGCGACCACCTCGTCGAGCACGGCGTCCCGGAGCGGGACGTCGTGCTCGACTACGCGGGATTCGATACGCACGACACGTGCGTGCGCGCGCACCGGGTGTTCGGGGTGGACCGCGCCGTCGTCCTCACGCAGGACTACCACGTGCGCCGCGCGGTGTTCTCGTGCATCGCGGCCGGCATCACCACGCAGGGCGTCGGCGTCTCGTCGGCGAGCGTCCAGCCCGGTCAGCTGTGGCAGTGGCGGCTGCGCGAGGTGCCCGCGTCGTACAAGGCCTGGTGGGACGGCCTGACGCACCGGCGCCCGGTCTACCTGGGTCCGGACGAGCCGGGCGTGCAGGACGCGCTGACCACGCCCTGATCCCCGGGCACGGTTCGCGGTGGGAGAGGATCGACGCATGCCCACCAGCCATGCCCCCGCACCCGACGTGCGCCTGGTCGCGCTCGACATGGACGGTTCGCTGCTCGACGACGACAAGAACCTGCCGGATTCGTTCTGGCCGGTGCTCGAGGAGATGCTCGATCGCGGCATCGTGGTCTGCCCGGCCTCCGGCCGGCAGTACGCGACGCTGCGTGCGCAGTTCGCGCGGGACGACCTCACGTACGTCGCGGAGAACGGGGCGATCGTGGTCAGCGGAGGCCGGACCGTCGCGGTCACGGCGCTCGACCCGGGCACAGCACGCGACGTGGTGCGCACGGTCCGCGCCGCGGTCGCGGACGGCGCCGAGCACGGCACCGTCCTGTGCGGCGAGCGGTCCGCGTACGTCGAGCGGACCGACGACGCGTTCCTGCAGCACGTGCGCCCGTACTACCGGCGCCTCGAGCTGGTCGAGGACCTCACCGCGGTGCAGGACACCGTGCTCAAGGTCGCGGTGTACGACTTCGGCCCCGCGCAGGACGGGGCGGGGCCCCTGCTGGAGCCGTTCGGCGGTGCCGCGCGCGTGCTCGTCTCGGGCCGGCACTGGGTGGACGTGATGCACCTGGACGCGGACAAGGGCGCGGCCGTCCGGGCCCTGCAGAAGCACCTCGGCATCGGACCCGAGCAGACCATGGCGTTCGGCGACTACCTGAACGACGTGGGCATGCTCGAGGCGGCCCACTGGTCGTACGCGATGGCCAACGGCCACCCGGACGTGCTGGCACGCGCACGGTTCGTCGCGCCGTCCAACAACGACGCGGGCGTGGTCCGCACGCTCGTCGAGACGCTGCGGCTGACGCCGACGGCTGGCTAGCCTGGCCGCATGGCCGATGCGCTGACCCATCCCGACCCCGCACGCGTCGCGGGCGTGGTGCTCACGCCCGGTGCCGGCGCCGATCGCGACCACCCGACGCTCCGGGCGCTCGAGGAGGCCCTGGCGCCGCTCCCGGTGCTGCGGCTGAACTTCCCGAACCGCGACCGCGGGAAGGCCGGCCCGGAACGCGCAGAGGTGGCGATCCCGTTCCTGCACGAGCGCGTGACGCAGTGGGCCGACGAGCTCGGCGTCGGAACGGACCGCATCGTCGTGGGCGGACGCTCGTTCGGAGGCCGCATGAGCTCGATCGCGGTCGCGCAGGGCCTGCACGTCGCGGGGCTGCTGCTGCTGTCCTACCCGCTGCACCCGCCGGGCCGGCCCGACGACCTGCGCATCGACCACCTGCCCCAGGTGAGCGTCCCGGTGCTCGCGGTCAGCGGGGCCACGGACCCGTACGGCTCGCCCGACGAGCTGGCCCGCCACCTCGCGACGATCACGGGTCCGTTGAGCCTGGTGACCGTCCCCGGGACGCACGGCCCGCCGGACGCGCCGGTGGTCGCGGCCGTGACCGCGTGGCTCGGCCGCTGACGCTCAGCCCGGGCAGCGGCTGAGCTGAGCGTCGAACGCCGCGAGCGCCGCAGGCGAGAACAGCACGAACCGCACCAGCTCGACACCCCCGTCGTCGGCCGCGGTCCCCTGCTGCCACGCGCGTACCGCGTGCAGCGCGATGTCCGCGACGTCCCCCACGTCCCAGCCGTAGGCACCCGCGCTCACCGCCGGGAACGCGATGCTCCGCGCGCCCAGGTGCACGGCGATCTCGAGCGAGGACAGGAAGCAGGCCGCGAGCATCGGCGCGTCGCGCTCGCCCGCATGCCAGTTGGGTCCCACGGTGTGCACCACCCAGCGCGCGGGCAGGTCGAACGCGGGCGTCGCGACCGAGCGTCCGGGGGCGAGCCCGGCGGGCAGCCGGTCGGCCCGCAGCGCCCGGCACGCCTCGAGGAGCCCGGGGCCGGCGGCGGCGTGGATCGCTCCGTCCACTCCCCCTCCGCCGAGCAGGCTCGAGTTCGCGGCGTTGACGATCACGTCGACCTGCTGCCGGGTGATGTCGCCCTGGACTGCCTCGATCCGCATGGAGCCCATGCTCTCCCGCGACGCAGGGGCACGCACCTGCCCATCGTCCCGGACGCGACGAGGCCCCTCCGTCGCTTACACGGAGGGGCCTCGGCCTGCCGCCAGGCTAGGTCGAGGCGTGCGGCGGGCGGGTGAACGACACACGGCTCATCCACAAATTCTGTCCACAGCCCTGTGCTCGGCGCGTGTTCATCCAGGTCGGCCTGTGGACGCCGGTGTGGAGGACGGTGTGGACAAAGAAACCTCCGGGAAGCCCTTGTGGCGCTCGTCGCACCAGGACTAGAACTCGGTACATCGACCTCGACGGTTCGGGAACGGCGGACGAAAGCCCCTCCGGGGGACGGGTTCCGCAGGGACAGGACCAGCGAGGACGGGCCGGCCGGAGAACGGGCGACCACACCGACGGGGAGACCCGGAGGCTCGCGGATGACGACGCGAGGGGTCGCAACGGACCGAACGGTCGATCGCAGTCCTCCCGCCCGCGGGTGGCCGGTTCGCCGGCCGACCGGGTGTCGGGACGGAGCCGCACCGTCACAGCGGCGCCGTCGGTCGGTTCGCCGGCCGGCACGGCACCCCGGGTCCGCCCGCGGGGGTCGATGGCCTGGGATCACGGGACGGCCCCTCCGACG
The Cellulomonas gilvus ATCC 13127 DNA segment above includes these coding regions:
- a CDS encoding HAMP domain-containing sensor histidine kinase — its product is MVRAGLQDHDSAVLHAERAFRDASAVSLALALGAAAITSAAVSVVLAGRIGRSLATVSKAAARLGAGEYESRVPAAGLGAEFDDLADSFNTMAARLRDADRLRARLLADVAHEVRTPVATIAGYLEAVQDGAQPMDEATMTVLADQAARLTRLAQDLAAVTRAEAGDLVLNVEPVPTRDLLEQTAAAWRDRAAAAGVHLALDPDAGSGAGPVAVDRHRIAQVMDNLVANALRHTAAGGTITLRARAVDDPSRVALAVRDTGKGIAPEHLPHVFERFYRADTARDRASGGSGIGLAICKALTEAHGGTITAASAGVGAGATFVVTLPAINSGP
- a CDS encoding sensor histidine kinase translates to MLDRLHTSMAAQRRLLDDVGHELRTPLTVIGGHLELMDVEDAADVRATRELALDEVDRMRLLVDDLLVLAVADREGFVRPVPTDVGVLTDDVLDKATGLGRRTWRVDQRADQRCLVDPRRLTQAWLQLASNAVKYSADGSTVTLGSAVADGTLRLWVRDEGVGIAPEHQARIFERFERTEQSAGTEGAGLGLAIVAAIARAHGGGVDVSSTPGVGSTFVLHVPVTLAPDDGADGTPDERDDDEEGPA
- a CDS encoding response regulator transcription factor, giving the protein MSGVLVVEDEARIASFVAKGLRAAGYAPTVVGTAREALDLALSGEMDLMVLDIGLPDGNGFDVLRQVRAAGSRLPVIILTARSSVEDTVAGLEGGADDYMAKPFRFEELLARVRLRLRTDQDAGDDTTVLRRGAVTLDLRSRRATVDGRVVDLSAREFALAETFLRNAGSALSREQLLSRVWGYDFDPSSNVVDVYVRYLRTKLGAGLITTVRGVGYRFEA
- a CDS encoding phosphotransferase family protein, whose translation is MSTSPRGDDHAARRGSRHAPAPAAADEAAALAVLTGAGAGDLLAAALGTAALPPGSWRVDAVHHRPGDGVTVGYAVQRAGVVEYLLASSSRSCPRDVPRTLVATGPAGDVVVWRHPDDPLLPALRRACDPALLAPALAGSGPVTALDLVGYRPLRRAVVRAECDGVPWFVKVLRPADGNAADVVARHRLLAAAGVPVPHVARADDDGLVVLHALAGTPLLEALVAGADVPLDDVLAVVQALPAATLDLPARRPWSARAHSYGHALAVRPALAERAQGLADAVRRGLRRTDAGPVVPTHGDLHEGQLLVGADARPTGLLDVDTVGPGHLVDDVACLLAHLRAVRPPTPELLAVAAAWTEQAGGFVDPDALRVRTAGVLLSLAAGALPADPAEPHDEAERLLTAAEELVGGVYASNR
- a CDS encoding SanA/YdcF family protein, whose translation is MSIPAEADQAPAGAPGRARRRRVRRALWVALGVVVTLAVPLVWVQGTGQAHLRSLDSVDDAPVAIVFGAGLRPDGSPSTYLRRRLDAAQSLYDAGKVQVILVSGDSGSVGHDEPSAMRDHLVEHGVPERDVVLDYAGFDTHDTCVRAHRVFGVDRAVVLTQDYHVRRAVFSCIAAGITTQGVGVSSASVQPGQLWQWRLREVPASYKAWWDGLTHRRPVYLGPDEPGVQDALTTP
- a CDS encoding Cof-type HAD-IIB family hydrolase, which encodes MPTSHAPAPDVRLVALDMDGSLLDDDKNLPDSFWPVLEEMLDRGIVVCPASGRQYATLRAQFARDDLTYVAENGAIVVSGGRTVAVTALDPGTARDVVRTVRAAVADGAEHGTVLCGERSAYVERTDDAFLQHVRPYYRRLELVEDLTAVQDTVLKVAVYDFGPAQDGAGPLLEPFGGAARVLVSGRHWVDVMHLDADKGAAVRALQKHLGIGPEQTMAFGDYLNDVGMLEAAHWSYAMANGHPDVLARARFVAPSNNDAGVVRTLVETLRLTPTAG
- a CDS encoding alpha/beta hydrolase family protein, encoding MADALTHPDPARVAGVVLTPGAGADRDHPTLRALEEALAPLPVLRLNFPNRDRGKAGPERAEVAIPFLHERVTQWADELGVGTDRIVVGGRSFGGRMSSIAVAQGLHVAGLLLLSYPLHPPGRPDDLRIDHLPQVSVPVLAVSGATDPYGSPDELARHLATITGPLSLVTVPGTHGPPDAPVVAAVTAWLGR
- a CDS encoding O-acetyl-ADP-ribose deacetylase is translated as MRIEAVQGDITRQQVDVIVNAANSSLLGGGGVDGAIHAAAGPGLLEACRALRADRLPAGLAPGRSVATPAFDLPARWVVHTVGPNWHAGERDAPMLAACFLSSLEIAVHLGARSIAFPAVSAGAYGWDVGDVADIALHAVRAWQQGTAADDGGVELVRFVLFSPAALAAFDAQLSRCPG